The following are from one region of the Bradyrhizobium sediminis genome:
- a CDS encoding MarR family winged helix-turn-helix transcriptional regulator encodes MPSKPTPVTMDAVYDAPGYLFRRMQQIAVSIFVEECRAYDLTPVQFAALVAIHTHPGIDATRLSAVIAFDRSTLGNVIERLESKGHIERKPSPGDKRIKLLYLTREGAALLRDIMPSVDRAQARMLQPLKPADRKTLLALLTQLVDLSNEASRVPLRAEDALEHLGKAG; translated from the coding sequence ATGCCGAGTAAGCCAACGCCAGTGACGATGGACGCGGTCTACGATGCGCCCGGCTATCTGTTCCGCCGGATGCAGCAGATCGCGGTGTCGATCTTCGTCGAGGAGTGCCGGGCCTACGACCTGACGCCGGTGCAATTTGCCGCGTTGGTCGCGATCCACACCCATCCCGGCATCGACGCCACCCGGTTGTCCGCCGTGATCGCGTTCGACCGCTCCACGCTCGGCAATGTGATCGAGCGGCTGGAGAGCAAGGGCCATATCGAGCGCAAGCCCTCGCCCGGCGACAAGCGAATAAAGCTGCTTTACCTGACCAGGGAAGGCGCGGCCTTGCTGCGCGATATCATGCCGTCGGTCGATCGGGCGCAGGCGCGGATGCTGCAGCCGCTCAAACCGGCCGATCGCAAGACCCTGCTGGCGCTGTTGACCCAACTGGTCGACCTCAGCAACGAGGCCTCGCGCGTGCCGTTGCGCGCCGAAGACGCGCTCGAACATCTCGGGAAGGCAGGCTGA
- the maiA gene encoding maleylacetoacetate isomerase, with translation MKLHGYFRSSASYRVRIALNLKGLRADQLSHHLRKGEQRDPAFLALNPQGLVPALQDDKGAVLTQSLAIIEWLDETHPEPPLLPKDPLRRAKVRAFAQAVACDIHPVQNLKVLARLRELGLPEEQVTGWAAWANREGLAACEALIASEPGPFCFGDTPTIADLCLVPQLFNARRFGVDVSAYPRLLRAEAAAQAMKAFTDAAPDRQPDAE, from the coding sequence ATGAAGCTGCACGGCTATTTCCGCAGCAGCGCGTCCTACCGGGTCAGAATCGCGTTGAATCTGAAGGGCCTGCGCGCCGATCAGCTCTCCCACCACCTGCGCAAGGGCGAACAGCGCGACCCCGCCTTTCTCGCCCTCAACCCGCAAGGGCTGGTCCCGGCGCTACAGGACGACAAGGGCGCGGTGCTGACCCAGTCGCTCGCCATCATCGAATGGCTGGACGAAACCCACCCCGAGCCGCCGCTGCTGCCGAAAGATCCGCTGCGCCGCGCCAAGGTTCGCGCCTTCGCGCAGGCCGTGGCCTGCGATATCCACCCGGTGCAGAATCTGAAAGTGCTGGCGCGATTGCGCGAACTCGGCCTGCCCGAGGAGCAGGTGACGGGCTGGGCGGCCTGGGCCAACCGCGAGGGCCTTGCCGCTTGCGAAGCGCTGATCGCGAGCGAGCCCGGTCCATTCTGTTTTGGCGACACGCCGACCATCGCCGATCTCTGCCTGGTGCCGCAGCTGTTCAACGCGCGGCGCTTCGGCGTCGACGTCTCGGCCTATCCGCGGCTGCTCAGGGCCGAGGCGGCGGCGCAGGCCATGAAGGCGTTCACCGACGCCGCACCGGACAGGCAGCCCGATGCCGAGTAA
- a CDS encoding ABC transporter substrate-binding protein has translation MKMLARLAFAGLMALAASGIARADEPLKAKIGVLRLSSSAPVFIAQDKGYFKEAGLDIELKFFDAAQPIAVATTSGDVDFGITAFTAGLYNLAGKGTLKVIGGMSREKAGYPLIGYFASNNAYVSGLKTPKDLAGKRIAVTQTGSSFHYSLGLLADKYGFKLAEVKVLPLQSLSNAAAALKGETVDAALLPVSTARKLIDDGGAKLLGWVGDETPWQLGAVFASTKTAANKPLVTKLLGALARADREYHDVILASIKDGKASINDKTRPLLEIIAKYTNLPVEQVVGNCAYIDPDGKLDVRNVANQIEWLQAQGFVDKGFGVDAIVAREFVKAD, from the coding sequence ATGAAGATGTTGGCGCGGCTCGCATTTGCGGGCCTGATGGCTTTGGCGGCGAGTGGAATCGCGCGGGCGGACGAACCCTTGAAGGCGAAGATCGGCGTGCTGCGGCTGTCGTCCTCGGCGCCGGTGTTCATCGCGCAGGACAAGGGCTACTTCAAAGAGGCCGGACTCGATATCGAGCTGAAGTTCTTCGACGCCGCGCAGCCGATCGCGGTCGCGACCACTTCGGGCGATGTCGATTTCGGCATCACGGCATTCACCGCCGGGCTCTACAATCTCGCCGGCAAGGGCACGCTGAAAGTGATCGGCGGCATGAGCCGCGAGAAGGCCGGCTATCCCCTGATCGGCTATTTCGCCAGCAACAACGCCTATGTGAGCGGCCTGAAGACGCCGAAGGATCTTGCCGGCAAGCGCATCGCCGTGACCCAGACCGGATCGAGCTTTCACTACTCGCTCGGCCTGCTTGCCGACAAATACGGCTTCAAGCTTGCCGAGGTGAAGGTGCTGCCGCTGCAGTCGCTGTCGAATGCCGCCGCCGCCCTGAAAGGCGAGACCGTCGACGCAGCACTGCTGCCGGTCTCGACCGCGCGCAAGCTGATCGACGACGGCGGCGCGAAACTGCTGGGCTGGGTCGGCGACGAGACGCCGTGGCAGCTCGGCGCCGTGTTTGCGTCGACCAAGACCGCGGCCAACAAGCCGCTGGTTACCAAACTGCTGGGCGCGCTGGCTCGCGCCGACCGCGAATATCACGACGTGATCCTGGCCTCGATCAAGGACGGCAAGGCTTCGATCAACGACAAGACCAGACCGCTGCTGGAGATCATCGCCAAATACACCAACCTGCCGGTCGAGCAGGTGGTCGGCAACTGCGCCTATATCGATCCCGACGGCAAGCTCGACGTCAGGAATGTCGCCAACCAGATCGAATGGCTACAGGCACAGGGTTTCGTCGACAAGGGATTTGGCGTCGACGCGATCGTCGCCAGGGAATTTGTGAAGGCGGATTAG
- a CDS encoding IS630 family transposase (programmed frameshift): MGGAVRILRLDLTAKDLRAAAGREKDGSAARRMLALAMVLDGMDRKSAAESCGMDRQTLRDWVHRYNAEGLDGLHDLKTPGPTPKLTAEQQAELAKLVEAGPDPARHGVVRWRRVDLRDELQRRFGVALHERSVGKVLAKLGYRRLSVRPRHPQADEEAQEAFKKNFAATVAAQLPDRAKDKPIEIWFQDEARIGQQGTLTRVWAKRGTRPRAPRDQRYEWAYIFGAVCPQRRATAALVLPAADTDAMSMHLAEIGRRVAPGAHAALVIDGAGYHVAARLSVPSNITLVRLPPYAPELNPVENVWEYLRGNKLAITVFESYDDIVDKSCAAWRFFADDPERVASITSRTWATVIP; encoded by the exons ATGGGTGGAGCGGTTAGGATCCTACGGCTTGATTTGACGGCAAAGGACCTTCGTGCGGCGGCGGGCCGGGAGAAGGATGGTTCAGCAGCACGGCGGATGTTGGCTCTTGCGATGGTGCTCGATGGGATGGATCGCAAGTCGGCGGCGGAGAGCTGCGGCATGGATCGCCAGACCCTGCGGGATTGGGTGCATCGCTACAACGCTGAGGGCTTGGACGGCCTGCACGATTTGAAGACGCCAGGTCCCACGCCAAAACTCACAGCGGAGCAGCAAGCCGAACTGGCCAAGCTGGTTGAGGCCGGGCCCGATCCGGCTCGCCATGGGGTAGTGCGCTGGCGGCGCGTGGATTTGCGCGACGAGTTGCAACGGCGCTTTGGCGTCGCATTGCATGAACGCTCGGTCGGCAAGGTGCTGGCGAAGCTCGGCTACCGCCGGCTCTCGGTGCGTCCGCGCCATCCGCAGGCCGACGAAGAAGCCCAGGAGGCCTTTA AAAAAAACTTTGCCGCAACGGTCGCGGCGCAACTCCCCGACCGCGCGAAAGACAAACCCATCGAAATCTGGTTCCAGGACGAAGCCCGCATCGGCCAGCAAGGGACGCTGACCCGCGTCTGGGCCAAGCGAGGAACACGGCCTCGTGCGCCACGCGACCAACGCTACGAGTGGGCTTACATTTTTGGCGCCGTCTGTCCGCAACGCCGAGCTACGGCGGCGCTCGTCCTGCCCGCCGCCGATACCGATGCCATGTCCATGCATCTGGCCGAAATCGGCCGCCGTGTTGCGCCGGGAGCACATGCTGCGCTCGTCATTGATGGCGCAGGCTATCACGTCGCGGCGCGTCTCTCCGTTCCAAGCAACATCACGCTCGTCCGCCTGCCGCCCTACGCTCCAGAGCTGAACCCGGTCGAGAATGTCTGGGAATATCTGCGCGGCAACAAACTCGCCATCACCGTGTTCGAAAG
- a CDS encoding ABC transporter ATP-binding protein yields MHLIADHISHRFGALEVLDDVSFTVRSGEVVAIVGPSGCGKSTLLSILGGLLQPSAGAAEWRGAPPPDSRNPLTFVFQDFALLPWCTVEENVEFPLLHTGLAQGERRAVVDDALRRTGLSDFRGAYPKQLSGGMRQRVGIARALAVRPAILLMDEPLSALDSQTRELLMEDFVRLLADGAMGAVYVTHNLEEAVRIADRIVVLSRRPGRIREVVSIPMTRSERGDIHARERLLALQNELWSKIREQAIDAEREVQHA; encoded by the coding sequence ATGCACCTGATCGCCGACCATATCAGCCACCGCTTCGGCGCGCTCGAAGTGCTCGACGACGTGTCGTTCACGGTGCGCTCGGGCGAGGTGGTGGCGATCGTCGGTCCGTCCGGTTGCGGCAAGAGCACGCTGTTGTCGATCTTGGGCGGGCTGCTGCAGCCGAGCGCGGGCGCGGCGGAATGGCGCGGCGCGCCGCCGCCGGACAGCCGCAATCCGCTGACCTTCGTGTTCCAGGATTTCGCGCTGCTGCCCTGGTGCACGGTGGAGGAGAATGTCGAGTTCCCGTTGCTGCACACCGGCCTGGCCCAGGGCGAGCGCCGCGCTGTTGTCGACGACGCCCTGCGCCGCACCGGCCTGTCGGACTTTCGCGGCGCCTATCCGAAGCAATTGTCCGGCGGCATGCGCCAGCGCGTCGGCATTGCCCGCGCGCTGGCGGTGAGACCTGCGATCCTGTTGATGGACGAGCCGCTGTCGGCGCTGGATTCGCAGACCCGCGAACTGCTGATGGAGGATTTTGTCAGACTGCTCGCCGACGGCGCGATGGGCGCGGTCTACGTCACGCATAATCTCGAGGAGGCGGTGCGGATCGCGGACCGTATCGTGGTGCTGTCGCGGCGGCCCGGCCGCATCCGCGAGGTCGTCAGCATTCCGATGACGCGCAGCGAGCGCGGCGACATCCACGCCCGCGAACGCCTGCTGGCGCTGCAGAACGAGTTGTGGTCGAAGATCCGCGAACAGGCGATCGACGCCGAGCGCGAGGTCCAGCATGCTTGA
- a CDS encoding ABC transporter permease, with product MLERAPPKDPPQTDVAAVSRPVAFRGAGFAPKAGRYSGWIALLLVLALWQLAGSAALVNPLFLPPPSAIALAIWKLAISGALWQHVSVSVMRIGSGWILGTAAGVLVGFAIGLSSVARGVGITFISALFPIPKIALLPLLILWLGIGEEPKIATIALGVFFSTAISVYSGVDAVPRNLIRMAQSFNVPFASIVRRVIWPGALPSILAGFRISASVALLLVVSAEMIGAQFGIGAFVLQAGNLMQTDQLLAGVVILSLFGLAVGKLINLLETRLLHWR from the coding sequence ATGCTTGAGCGCGCGCCGCCAAAGGATCCGCCGCAAACCGATGTCGCGGCCGTGTCGCGGCCGGTCGCGTTTCGCGGCGCCGGCTTCGCGCCGAAGGCAGGCCGCTATTCCGGCTGGATCGCGCTCCTACTGGTGCTGGCGCTCTGGCAACTCGCCGGCAGCGCGGCTCTCGTCAATCCGCTGTTCCTGCCGCCGCCGTCGGCGATCGCGCTGGCGATCTGGAAGCTCGCGATCTCGGGCGCGCTTTGGCAGCACGTGTCGGTCTCGGTGATGCGGATCGGCTCCGGCTGGATCCTCGGCACCGCCGCCGGTGTCCTGGTCGGGTTCGCGATCGGGCTTTCCAGCGTCGCGCGCGGCGTCGGCATCACCTTCATCTCGGCGCTGTTTCCGATTCCGAAGATCGCGCTATTGCCGCTGCTGATCCTGTGGCTCGGCATCGGCGAAGAGCCGAAGATCGCGACCATTGCGCTCGGGGTATTCTTCTCCACCGCGATCTCGGTCTATAGCGGCGTCGATGCGGTGCCGCGCAACCTGATCCGGATGGCGCAGAGTTTCAACGTGCCGTTCGCTTCCATCGTGCGCCGGGTGATCTGGCCCGGCGCGCTGCCGTCGATCCTCGCCGGCTTCCGCATCTCGGCTTCGGTGGCGCTATTGCTGGTGGTCAGCGCCGAAATGATCGGCGCCCAGTTCGGCATCGGCGCCTTCGTGCTGCAGGCCGGCAACCTGATGCAGACCGATCAGCTGCTCGCCGGCGTCGTCATCCTGTCGCTGTTCGGGCTCGCCGTGGGCAAGCTGATCAATCTGCTGGAGACGCGGCTGTTGCACTGGCGCTAG
- a CDS encoding FAD-dependent oxidoreductase gives MPSKSITEPARQIPLYGEYEVAVLGGGPAGIAAAVAAARAGRRTLLIERYGFLGGMGTAAGVTNFCGLHANVFGEMHRVVQGVASELLTRIDRLGGLNAPHLVLGKILAQAYDTAAYKIAADDLLAAHKVDILFHALGAGVAMQDDKRVNALMVETKAGRQAVRADIFIDCSGDGDLATWAGAAFEVGDNAGSMLYPSMMFRLNGIDPEKAGDAWRTIPALMEAAEAAGTHHFPRKAAIVRPQRSQIEWRVNFTQLSRDDGSAISGLEPDDLTRGEIDGRRQAIQAFEFLRTVPGFEKSYIVDLPPQLGIRETRRVVGGYMLSGEDVLGCASFDDSIGVNGWPMESHVVGDVVFKFPPIPESRGFNELPYRMLVPAGIDNLLIAGRCASMTHDGQSAARVSGACFAMGEAAGSAAALALSGNTIPRDIAVEKLQQQLKQQGAFIGRDQRVPEGL, from the coding sequence TTGCCCTCCAAATCCATCACTGAACCCGCCCGTCAAATTCCGCTGTACGGCGAATATGAAGTCGCAGTTCTCGGCGGTGGCCCCGCCGGCATCGCGGCCGCCGTGGCTGCGGCGCGGGCGGGGCGGCGCACGCTGTTGATCGAGCGCTACGGCTTTCTCGGCGGCATGGGGACGGCGGCGGGCGTCACCAATTTCTGCGGGCTGCATGCCAATGTTTTCGGCGAGATGCACCGGGTGGTGCAGGGCGTCGCCTCCGAGCTGCTGACGCGAATCGACCGGCTCGGCGGGCTCAATGCGCCGCATCTGGTCCTCGGCAAGATTTTGGCGCAGGCCTATGACACCGCGGCCTACAAGATCGCGGCCGACGATCTCTTGGCCGCCCACAAGGTCGACATTCTCTTTCACGCGCTCGGCGCCGGCGTGGCGATGCAGGACGACAAGCGCGTCAATGCGCTGATGGTGGAAACGAAAGCCGGGCGTCAGGCGGTGCGTGCGGATATCTTCATCGACTGCTCCGGCGACGGCGATCTCGCCACCTGGGCCGGTGCCGCGTTCGAGGTCGGCGACAACGCCGGCAGCATGCTCTATCCCTCGATGATGTTCCGCCTCAACGGCATCGACCCCGAAAAAGCCGGCGACGCCTGGCGGACGATTCCGGCGCTGATGGAAGCGGCCGAGGCCGCCGGCACGCATCATTTTCCGCGCAAGGCCGCGATCGTGCGGCCGCAGCGGTCGCAAATCGAATGGCGGGTGAATTTCACCCAGCTTTCGCGCGACGACGGCAGCGCGATCAGCGGGCTCGAGCCCGACGATCTTACCCGCGGCGAGATCGACGGCCGCCGGCAGGCCATCCAGGCGTTCGAGTTCCTGCGCACGGTGCCGGGCTTCGAGAAATCCTACATCGTCGACCTGCCGCCGCAGCTCGGTATCCGCGAAACCCGCCGCGTGGTCGGCGGCTATATGCTGTCGGGCGAAGACGTGCTCGGCTGCGCCTCGTTCGACGACAGTATCGGCGTCAACGGCTGGCCGATGGAATCCCATGTCGTCGGCGACGTGGTCTTCAAGTTTCCGCCGATCCCGGAGTCGCGCGGCTTCAACGAATTGCCCTATCGCATGCTGGTTCCCGCCGGCATCGACAATCTCTTGATCGCCGGGCGCTGCGCCTCGATGACCCATGACGGCCAGTCGGCGGCGCGGGTCTCCGGCGCCTGCTTTGCGATGGGCGAGGCCGCGGGGTCGGCCGCGGCGCTGGCGCTGTCAGGCAACACGATTCCGCGCGACATTGCGGTCGAAAAGTTGCAACAACAATTGAAGCAACAGGGCGCCTTTATCGGGCGGGACCAGCGCGTGCCCGAAGGGCTGTAA
- the gtdA gene encoding gentisate 1,2-dioxygenase, with product MEPVLKTPEREAFYKKIDGENLSALWNVMGDLITPEPKSACRPHLWKFDAIRDYMTEAGKLITAKEATRRVLVLENPGLRGQSKVTTSLFAGVQMVIPGDIAPSHRHSQSALRFVLEGHGAYTSVDGERTAMEPGDFVITPSMTWHDHSNETSDPMFWLDGLDIPMVQFFDASFAEDSKEDQQKITRPPNDSFGRYGHNLLPVDEKRKSKTSPIFNYPYAHTREALEQAKARNEWDPCHGLKLRFSNPETGDFAMPTIGTFIQLLPKGFKTARYRSTDATVFAAIEGKGRSRIGEQTFEWGPRDLFVVPSWQWVTHEADVDSVLFSFSDRPVQQKLDLFREDRGNA from the coding sequence ATGGAGCCCGTGCTGAAGACGCCGGAACGCGAGGCGTTCTACAAGAAGATCGACGGCGAAAATCTCTCGGCGCTGTGGAACGTGATGGGCGATCTGATCACGCCGGAGCCAAAGAGCGCCTGCCGGCCGCATCTGTGGAAGTTCGACGCCATCCGCGACTACATGACCGAAGCCGGCAAGCTGATCACCGCCAAGGAAGCCACAAGGCGGGTGCTGGTGCTGGAAAATCCGGGGCTGCGCGGGCAGTCGAAAGTCACGACCTCGCTGTTTGCCGGCGTGCAGATGGTGATCCCCGGCGACATCGCGCCGTCGCACCGGCACAGCCAGTCGGCGCTGCGTTTCGTGCTCGAAGGCCACGGCGCCTATACGTCGGTCGACGGCGAGCGCACCGCGATGGAGCCCGGCGATTTCGTCATCACCCCGTCGATGACCTGGCACGACCATTCCAACGAGACCAGCGATCCGATGTTCTGGCTCGACGGGCTCGACATCCCGATGGTGCAGTTCTTCGACGCGTCCTTTGCGGAAGACTCCAAGGAGGACCAGCAGAAGATCACCCGTCCCCCGAACGACAGCTTCGGCCGCTACGGCCACAACCTGCTGCCGGTCGACGAGAAGCGCAAATCCAAGACTTCGCCGATCTTCAACTATCCCTACGCCCATACGCGCGAGGCGCTGGAACAGGCCAAGGCGCGCAACGAGTGGGACCCCTGCCACGGGCTGAAGCTGAGATTCTCCAATCCCGAGACCGGCGATTTCGCGATGCCGACCATCGGCACCTTCATCCAGCTGTTGCCGAAGGGCTTCAAGACCGCGCGCTATCGCTCGACCGACGCCACCGTGTTCGCGGCGATCGAGGGCAAGGGCCGCTCCCGGATCGGCGAGCAGACCTTCGAATGGGGCCCGCGCGATTTGTTCGTGGTGCCGAGCTGGCAGTGGGTCACCCACGAAGCCGACGTCGATTCCGTGCTGTTCAGCTTCTCGGATCGTCCGGTGCAGCAGAAGCTGGATTTGTTCCGGGAGGACCGCGGCAACGCGTGA
- a CDS encoding 3-hydroxybenzoate 6-monooxygenase, giving the protein MTVSKRPVLIAGGGIGGLAAALGLAQKGIASILMEKASALGEIGAGIQLGPNAFHAFDYLGVGEAARGMAVYIDKLRLMDALNAEEITHIDLGEAFRTRFGNPYGVVHRGDLHGVFLKACQDHPLIELRVSSEVMGYDQDGSSVTAHLASGERITGSLLIGADGLWSNIRKQVAADGLPRVSGHSTYRSVIPTEEMPEDLRWNAATLWAGPKCHIVHYPLSGWKVFNLVVTYHNHAPAPVAGQAVSHDEVMRGFAHVHRRAQNIIRHGRNWKLWVLCDRDPMERWIDGRVVLLGDAAHPTLQYFAQGACMALEDAVCLSHMLDAYPDDHAAALKHYLSQRFARTARIQLQSRAIGEHIYHPAGEHARIRNAIMGAKTSEDYYGHLQWLYGGTGLGG; this is encoded by the coding sequence ATGACGGTAAGCAAACGGCCCGTCCTGATCGCGGGCGGCGGCATCGGCGGCCTCGCCGCCGCGCTTGGGCTGGCGCAAAAGGGCATTGCGTCGATCCTCATGGAAAAGGCCTCGGCGCTCGGCGAGATCGGCGCCGGCATCCAGCTCGGGCCCAACGCCTTCCACGCCTTCGATTATCTCGGCGTCGGCGAGGCCGCGCGCGGCATGGCGGTTTATATCGACAAGCTGCGGCTGATGGATGCGCTGAACGCCGAGGAGATCACCCATATCGACCTCGGCGAAGCCTTCCGCACCCGGTTCGGCAACCCCTACGGCGTCGTGCATCGCGGCGACCTGCACGGCGTGTTCCTGAAAGCGTGCCAGGACCACCCGCTGATCGAGCTGCGCGTCTCCAGCGAAGTGATGGGTTACGACCAGGACGGCTCCTCGGTGACGGCGCATCTCGCCTCCGGCGAACGCATCACGGGATCGTTGCTGATCGGCGCCGACGGGCTGTGGTCCAACATCCGCAAGCAGGTCGCCGCCGACGGACTGCCGCGGGTATCCGGTCATTCCACCTACCGCTCGGTGATTCCGACCGAAGAGATGCCGGAAGACCTGCGCTGGAATGCGGCGACGCTGTGGGCCGGGCCGAAGTGCCACATCGTGCATTACCCGCTGTCGGGCTGGAAGGTGTTCAATCTCGTCGTCACCTATCACAACCACGCGCCGGCGCCGGTCGCAGGCCAAGCGGTATCCCACGACGAAGTGATGCGGGGCTTTGCGCATGTGCATCGGCGGGCGCAAAACATCATCCGTCACGGCAGGAACTGGAAGCTCTGGGTGCTGTGCGACCGCGATCCGATGGAACGCTGGATCGACGGCCGCGTCGTGCTGCTCGGCGACGCCGCGCACCCGACGCTGCAATATTTCGCCCAAGGCGCCTGCATGGCGCTGGAGGACGCGGTGTGCCTGTCGCACATGCTCGACGCCTATCCGGACGATCACGCTGCCGCGCTCAAGCACTACCTGTCGCAGCGCTTCGCGCGCACCGCGCGGATCCAGCTGCAATCCCGCGCCATCGGCGAACACATCTATCATCCCGCCGGCGAACACGCCCGCATCCGCAACGCCATCATGGGCGCCAAGACGTCGGAGGATTATTACGGGCATCTCCAGTGGCTCTATGGCGGGACAGGGCTGGGTGGATAG